atttaaaagaaattgatttggaacagaattaatgaacatggtaccaaacgcaattctattcccgaatcgaaattttgaacagcttaccaaacggcttaaaatgcttagaatcggttccctggattagaataaaaaagaatcggttACGATCGAATCGGCTCccggaacagaatcgttaccaaacgcgccctaagtgtCGCCTACAAAGGTGCAGAAACCTTTGGTTGATTTTCGTGCTTAAGGTTCCTAGCTCAATCCGCATCGTATTATAATACTAGTATGACCATGTTTCTTCATCAGAACACCTGACTTGGACCAAGCTTGAGGTACCGAAGTATGCAATCTACAAGTGCCATATGTCCTTCAGTAGGATCTGCCTCTTAGGATCGTGTTATGCATTGATACTATCTTTTAATGATGTTCATGTATAGAAGAGAGATAAAAGAAGGCAAGAGGAACATTCAATAGATAAGGACGTTCAGACGACCAAGAGAATAATCCCTCGGAAGCTTACATATATGGTAGTAAATCCACAATTAACATCGTTACCTTTGGGGGaagattcatttttctttaatagaGCAATACAGTAACTCATAATAGGGGTGTGCTATTGGGTCGGTTTTACCCAGGAATCAGAGCGgaccaccaaaaaaataagtttgggaACCAATTCCTGTGGGAATCAGCTGGGGATCAGGTTCCAAACTTTTGGAATAAGTTGAAATCGGATTGGGAATAGATTTCGAGTGAATACCCACCTAGGAATTAGACCGAACCGCTTTGTTTTGGAACAAGTTTCAGAATAGGTTTTATAAGTTAAAAagccaaaatcctaatttctttttccgtaAATTCTAACCTCGGCACTCCTTCCTCGAAACTCCTTGCCAATCTTCTATtttcccctaaatttttatggatgaatggGAAATGAAACTTTAAATCTATGTTATATGTTAcgtgtttgaactttttattgtttataatTATACGTGACTATGTGTTCATCTTATGAGTTGTCATTGGTGAATAGGGATTTCGagttttcatcttttgaatcattttattGCTTATAACCTCATATGAttttgttgtaaaaaaaaacccaaaaaaaagaaaaggttttggGGGTAGATCTTAGAACCAAACTGGAAAACAGGGTAAGTTCTAGAACCGAATCCAAGCAAATAAGGTAggttctagaataaaaaaaactgcaaatcaattataaaGTTCTAGAACCTATCGGCTCAAGCACCAACCACCTCTAACTTACTGTCATTGGGTTATAGTCATTAATTTGATAATCACAGTGTACAACCTTGTCAGATCTCCTTCTATAATGGGATTAGGACGATTTATGTTCACCGAATGGGTGTGGAGTCGGTCCGGCCCTAAATGGAAGCTTTTTTTTAGCCTTTAGCTAGCTGATTCGATTCATCCTTTTTAGGAGTCAGCCGACAAGCCAATTGAATGTTGTGGATTAGAGCCAACGAAATATGACAGTGGAGAATTTCCCAACCTAAtcctattatttttcttctaggTGAAGATTTGAGACCCTGAGGGACTACTCTgggaaattgcaaaaaaaagttgaggaCCTAAAACTCATTTTGcatttcttcccttctttttcggTTTTCTCAGAATCCGGCATCTGCACTCGTTCCGTTCATTCAGACCGTATGAGCTTCGATTTTCAGTTTCGGATATTACCgccaaaacaagaaagaataaaaaacacaTAATTTAGTTacggaaaaataataaattataaataagaaaaacacgCGGATCTCTGTCTCGCAGATTCGTCTCCGACTGAGGATTCCGTTTCGGCCCACCTTCGTTGCCCATAAATTCCCGGATTCCACCACCGTCCAAACCAGACATTGTCTCTCTGCGTGCGTGTGCCTGTGTCTgtctgcgagagagagagagagagagagagagagagagagagggggctaCCATGGCGGGTGCTATTTGCGGTGGCAACTTGGTGAGTGTGTTCGGCGCGAGCCAACTCGGGAGCTTGAGGCGGTTCGTGCTGAGATCCGGCGAGACGAGCTTTGAACGTCGAGTTCTCGCGCCGAAACTGAGAGCCTCCTACTCAGCCTACGTCGAAACTAGGCCGCCTCCGCTGCCACTGGTACGTCTCTGTGCCTCTGGCCGGGCTCATCGAGCAGAAAAGATTAGATACCGTTTTGTTCCGAATGTGAGAAAACAAATGAGGAACCGAACCCATCCGTGGGTGGAGAGTCCCTCCCTTAGGAGTCAAGAGTTCGAAACCGTAGTTGCTAGCGATTTAGATGGGGACCTGGCGGTGGGTTGCTGAGCTAGTTTCCTCCGAAGTATAGGAGCCCGGTCCTCAGGAACCATTCGGGCATGGGGTCCATAGTAGAGTCCTCggttacaaaaaaataaaaaataaatgaggaacCAAATTTTGTGGGAAAGGCTTTTGAAATGTGTACTGTCCTGATTGAAGAGAACAGTAATTTGTGTAGGAGAACAGTAATTTGTTTAGGAATCTAATGTggataggttttttttttttttttcaggctAGTTCCTTTTGTCTTGCCACCTGTTGATTAAAAAACGGAACTTCATTTGTTTAGGAATCTACTGTGCGTCAGGAGAAACTCGGCGGCAACCAGAATGCATTAGCTTGTCCCATATGTTTTGAGCCGCTAACGTTCACTGGCGATCCAGTGTTGTCTGTGTAAGTCGTGTGGATTTTAAGAGGGTTCGCCCCATGTATGTCTTTTTGCTGTTTTCATCATCCCGTCGTGCTTCTGCTACAGGAATTCTGCGTCCGGGTCTACTTTGCAGTGTGGCACCTGTAAGAAGGCCTATGTGGGAAATGAAACGCATTTGATCTTACAACAACCGGTGGAACCAAGGAATATGGTGAACCCGTGCCCTTTGCTAGCGAGCTTTTCAGGTGCGACAAGTTATTTATTGGAGCCAACTGATCTGTTGGGTAAAAATTGACAATGTCGCCTCCAGTGGCATTATCTGGTTGGATTTGCTATAAGTCATGGGTCATTTGGGTCATGCGCCACTGATCTAATTTTGCATCAGGACTCCCTTGGTATCGTATCTGTACGAGAGGGGATGGCGTCAATATTTTGAAAGTTTGCTTGGTTCTCCGGGTCCAGAGAAAGAGGTTCATTCAACTCTTCTATTTTTTACTCCTGTCGCTTCGTGTATGCTTGTCACTGCCATTTGTTACAGAACCGGTTTGGGTGTTGCTGTTATGATGAATCCCCTGCGAGACTTGTTCTATTGCAAGGGATAGCCATCCAGGAAATGATTTTCTTAGAGAAAAGTGGTTACCAACCaggaaaaattgctaaaaagatATCTAAGCCATCAAACAAATGCACATTCGACTCGACGTCGTTGAACTTAGGCTGGAGCTAGGTATCTAATGCGTGCAGTGCCCTCTCTGTTCCCTTCGTGTGGAGCTACTGACCATGAGAATTTGACTGCAGTTTGAATTGACTATGGGATTCCTCAAGCCAGTATTGGGAGGAAAAATTGTCGACGCAAGTTGCGGGAGCGGTCTGTTTGCAAGACTATTTGCCAAGAGTGGACTGTTCTCTCGCGTTATTGCTCTGGACTTCTCCGAAAATATGTTGAAGCAGTGTTACGAGTTCATTCAACAGGAGGAGAATTTTCCAGAAGAGTGAGGAAACCGACCCTTACTCTGCTCAAATAACGATCGACACTTGTACCTTTTGTTGCTGTGTTGTTAGGAAATTTGTCTTAGATTGTTATTGTCTTGATGAATTACCCTAAGCGAGCCAGTTCTGACTAAGCTTTCTGCTTGTAGGAACTTCGCATTGGTCAGAGCCGACATCTCTAGACTTCCTTTTGCTTCGAGTTCTATTGATGCTGTGCATGCTGGTGCTGCTTTACATTGTTGGCCTTCGCCATCAACGGCAGTGAGTACTTTGGTTCTTTACGGTTTCTGTTCCCCATGAGTTGTCTAGATCAATATAAACGGTGAATATATATAACATCGGTCTTGCTCTGGATGCTTAATTCCAAACTTTGCATAAAATTGTCGAAATGGCATGGCtccagtttcttcaaatttGGCAACAATTAATGTTTGCCGCGCACATAAGTAGAACTTTTTAGGAGGGAAGCTTTATTCACTCTATGCACTTCACTGATCCTAACTTTGGAAGCATCACTTGGTTTAAAATCTCATGGTTCTTTGTCATATGCTCACATTTAATTACGCGGTGGTTCTTTCTCAGATTGCTGAAATCAGTCGAGTTTTACGGCCAGGTGGAGTTTTGGTCGCGACCACACTGTTGCTTGATGGTCCTTTTGCATTGTTTCCTCTTCTGAGGCCTTTAAGCCAGGTACTTGGTTTTGGCTCATGTCCTGTCCCTCTGTTCAGCTCTGCATCTCTAAAAGTACAGGTTTTCTCTACTGTTATGCACAGTTCGACACTATTTGTCGGAGCAGAAGGCCGGGTTTTGTTTCCATCCATTTCTCACGAAACTAAAGGACTAAATTTTCGACATCTTGATCTATAGAATGGGACACGCATGCTTCCTTTGTCTTGGGGAATACAATGGCATTTGTTGAGCCAATCAATGCCAAATCATCATTTTCGTCTCTCTCGGTGCAGATTTCAACTCAACTAAGTGGCAGCCACATATTCCGATCTGAAGGCGAGCTAGAAGGTCTTTGCAGAACCTGTGGGCTGATTGGTGTTAAATTTGTGAGGAACAAGCGATTCGTCATGATCTCCGCTTCCAAACCCAGCTGAGATTCCGGATGCGGGTTCATCTATTACTTTGAATAAATGGAGCAAACAAAATAGTCCACTTCTTATTGTTTAAAGCATAGGATGATATGGTAAAGGGTGCCctcttaatttattgatttgcaAATACCGCCCGGTTTGACGGTTCATGGATGAATTGAAAGACAGATTCATTGCTCCTGCAGTGTCTTTGTTTTTGGGTTCTCAAACTTGACTGTTTgagaaaggacttttcacttcGAAATAACTTTTCGCTGTCCCGTCATTTTCAAGTTGTTGAAGAACAACGGAACGGTTCTTTCCCTATAAATGATGATGCACGACTGTCGAAAGAAATCAGCCGTCCATTTGGCTGCGGTTGCATAGCTGCTAAAGAGCACAGTTCACctccacaaattcattaaatgtaaCTTCTCTAATCTCTACACTAACCTCTCCCTCTCTACAAAACAAAACTCTTGCAAGGTCTCTGCTTGTCGATTGTAGCTACAGAAGTTTCATATGAGTATACCTATGAAAAAGCTTTCCTACCTCCATGAAGTTCCGCATTgaagattttcaatttcaaaaatgataCTGGCTTCAGCTAGCTGCGTTGTGTGACTACTTGCCCAGATTAGAGAACGCCAATCGACAGTAAAGCAACATCTTTTCGTCACCATCCTCAATATCAGTGGAATCCTCCCCCTCGTAATGAACATCGATGACGCTTCTCTCCCTACCATAAATGTCTGATCCGTCAACCAAATCACCAGTACCAACTCCGCTGGGGGACATGTCATCCAAGTTTAACTGTTGCATCTCTGATTCTATTAGAGCCTCCATCCGAGCCTGCTCTCTATTTCGTGGGTATGTGCAGTAGAGGAACGAGTAGATGACACAGCAGAGAGACATGGGAATGCCTACAGCTGTGTACAGTGCCCTGGCCAACGAGGCTGCATTCTCTCTATCAGTCTCGATCTCCTGCGATTCAGTAGATCCTCTGGGAAGTTCTTTGTAACCATACACATTCTGAGCTAGTATTCCAACTATAGGAGGAGCAAATGATGATAGTATGGCCTCAAACGATCGGTCCAGGGCATAGACACTTGTTCGGGATTTCTCAGGGACTATTTCTGCAAAAATAGGACTGCAATGAAAAGACCAGAGTCAGTATTGATTTTGCAATCTTCAGGAAGTAATGtaacaattgaatttgaataCACACTGCTCATCTTccaaaatttttagaaattagatATTCATAATGCTGTTTCAATGTATGATGATAAAGCATCATTGAATTCTTTCAGACTATTACATAAACTGAAACATGAGTTTCTAAATTCCGAGCAATAAAACTAAAACAAACTTCCAATGCTGCCCAGTCACTACTGTTCCTTTAAATTGTAAGAGCACTGCCTGCATCCTCTCAAAAGACAAATCAGTTAACACCTGTGCTTTAAGCATCTCTCAAGAAATTCAGGTATGAAATGACAACCTACTGcatttatataatatttctatATAAATTTGGTCAAATAGTTAGGCAGTTCTGTGCTCAGTAACTTATgtacaagaaagaagaagactgATTTGGAGCTTAACTTGTTTGTTGCTGGAGCGTTCCATGATATGCAGAAGCCCACAATGAACAAAACTAAGCCATGGACAAACGCAGTGGATGAATCATTtggaagagaaagcaaaagtatTGCTGCGAGTGGGACAGCTGATGCTGAGCTTATCAGTGCCAAAATTATTCTTCCGGAGTTTGGTAGACGTCTGGAAAGAAAATCTCCCATTTTACCTCCAAAAAGTCCCCCAAGGGAACCAGCAATCACGAAGAGTGCTCTGAGAAATGCAGTTTTGTTATGTGAGAACCCAACAAGCTCCAACCACATTATCGCAAATGACAAAGCTGACCAGGGGAATAAACCCCGTTATGGAATGATGGAATCTTTATCACCGATTTTGCTTCTTGAAGCGAGTCTTTCACTTGTGAGCAGAAcgattttttttaagtttgccCAGTAACCTTGGCATGGCCATCAGCAAAATGTGGATCTCTGGCAAAGGAGCAGACTAGAATTGCATAAGTTCAACCAACTGGAAGGAAATTCTCCACATAGGGATCCCCATGGACGTTGAGGGAGCTATCAACACAGAAAATAGTCCCCCTACTAAGGCACCGAGATTGCCAGTCAGTTGTAGTCATCGAAAAGCCATACCCCCGTTGTTATCGTCTGTCGAATCAGCCACGAGGGACTGGATTGCAGGTGCTACTATGGCAAGCCCAATGCCATTCAAAGCTCTTGATACCGCCACCTGAACAAATGCTGAGTATAATTAATCAAGTCAGCTGATTCATGAACATATTTGGAACTTTCCTTCAATCGAATGGAAGTTTCAAGTGACTTCAAACATCTTTTCATAGTCTATGAAGCTACATCCTTTAAATATAAAATCCTTCCAATGGTAAGAATCAAAAcagatatttttaaaaagggggACCGTAGCGTCAGTGGGTAATGGCATATAACATCTTTGCCAGAAGAGAGTATGTAAAAGGTCTCTAATAGCTGGAACATAAACAACAGTGCCTGCCATATCAAATGTCTGAGAATATGCAACTCCATATGCACAAAACTATTATAGAAATATATCTGGTGCCCACACTTGCAAAATGTTGaggttttctttctcctttcttatCCGGAAGATCATTGCGTGATAGGTAAATAAACTTTTATTGTTTTGAGAAAGTATCCTCAGGTCACGACCATATTCTTTCTCACCAGGCCTCCCCTTTGTGAAAGAGTACCGACAGATATACAGGAAGCTCCTTAGCTCTCATTGATGAACACCGCTATAGAAGGTCCTCACCCACGTAGCCCTCAAGTTTGGAAGATATAGTTACTCAACATGACTTCCTAggcaaccaaaaagaaagagctaCTACGGAGGTCACTTAGACTTTTTCCTTCGTAGGAGTTAACATCACCTTAATTAGCTAATCATACTGAGATTTAGACTCCGAGAACAATCAACTCAAAGCCTCGTGCAACAATACCCTTGCTTTAGACCTGAGCTGCTATGTGTGGCTCGCAGTCTCGTCCCCGACCGGAGGATTCCGTTTCGACCCGCCCTCCGTTGCTTTATAAAATATCGCGGATTCCACCGCCTTGGTCGGAAGCCGGCCGTCGTCTCCCTCCTCGTGCGTGTCCCTGTCCGTTTGCCCGCCCGCGCGtgcactagagagagagagagagagagagagagagagagagagagagagttccatGGCGAGCGCCATTTGCGGCGGCAGCTTGGCGAGCGTGTTCGCGCTGAAACCCGGCGAGACGAGCTTCCAGCGCCGGCTCCTCGCGCCGAACGTGagggcctcctcctcctcctcctcatcctcctcctcggccttcGTCGAGACTAAgcagccgccgtcgccgccggtaCGTGTTTGTGATTGTGTCGTGGACTTTCTTTTTGCTCGAGGAGAGGAGTCGGAATCGGAGCGGTGAATCTGGCGGGCGACTGAGTGAGTAGTAGTCGAGCGGTCTTGGTGGGATGGGGCAATGCCCGCCGGAGTGGGGGTCTTGCTCGATGAACTCGGGCTCGTCTTGTTCGCGTGCCTCTGGCAGGGCTCGTCGAGCTGAAAAGATTGGATTTTTCTCCGAAAAATTTCGTGAGGAAGGCTTTTGAATTGTGTACTGTCCTGATAGAAGAGAACAGTAATTTCGGCGTcctttgccattttctttctaatcGTTAAACTGCATACAGGGGCATTTGACTTATTGTCGATGACATGTTTGttcaaagtttttattttattttttaattcttttgtcTTACCTCCTGTTGATTGAAAAACCGGACTTTATTTGTGTAGGAAGCTACTGTGGATAAGGAGAAACTTGGCAGCAACCAGAATGTATTAGCTTGTCCCATATGTTATGAGCCGCTAACATTCACTGGCGATCTGGTGTTGTCTGTGTAAGTTGCGCAGATAATAAGACGGTTCGGCCCATGAATGTCTTTTTGCTGTTTTCATCATCCCGTCGTCATTCTGCTGCAGGGATGCTGCATCCGGGTCTACTTTGGAGTGTGGCACCTGCAAGAAGACCTATGTGGGCAATGAAACGCATTTTGATCTTACAGCAGCCAGTGGAACCAAGGAATATGGCGAACCCATGGCCCTTTCTACCGAGCTTTTCAGGTGCGTAAGTGTTATTTATTGGAGCCGACTGATTCGTTGGGTAAAAATTCACAATGTCGCCTCCAGTGGCATTATCTGGGTGGGTTTTTTTTATAAGTCATGGTCATTCGGGTGATGTGCCACTGATTGAATTTTTGCATCAGGACTCCGTTGGTATTGTATCTCTATGAGAGGGGATAACGTCAAAGTTTTTCAGTTTGGGGTGGTTTTCCAGGTCCAGAGAAAGAGGTTAGTTcgactcttttcttttttcctcctattGCTTCGTGTATGCTTGTCACTTCCATTTGTTACAGAACTGGTTTGGGTGTTGCTGTCATGATGAATGCCCTGCGAGACCTGTTCTATTGCAAAGGATAgcggcaaaatgggtcataaacccattatgacccatttttagttaaatgtgtTATTTATAGGTCAAGTAAAAGTTAAATATGGGTTAAAAATGGGTCTGGGAAAATaaagcacaaaaagaaatgggtcTGAATGGGTTATTAGGAAACCCACTTTGAACCCATGAccttccctctttaactttataaaaatgttttttttttaaatcaaaattataattagtttcatattttaattttcttttcttttattttctttttctttctttttcttccttccttagtCGGTAGCCGGTAGGGCGACGGCTGGCCACCGCTGGTGAcgagccgggcgaggctcgagctcgcccgacacGAGTTCGAGGTCGCGACGagtggcaaggctcgagcctcgcggatccggcgagacttgagctcgccggcatcgggTAGGGCCTTAGCCTCACCCGATTGGTGAGATCAAGCCCcgcccgatgccggcgagctcgagtctcgccagatccgatgaggctcggcctcgccaacgACCGGTGAGGCTCAAAcctcaccggatccggcgagactcgagctcgccggtgtCGGGCGAGGCCTTGACCTCGGCGGATCAACGAGATTGAGCCTTGCCCGATGTTGGtggagcctcggcctcgccggatctggcgagactcgagctcgccgacgtcgAGTGGGGCCTCGGCCTTGCGGATCGAcaagatcgagcctcgcccgacgccggcggagcctcggccttgccggatccggtGAGACTCGAGTTCGCCGACGTCGGGCGGGGCTGGGCCTCGCGGACGGTGAGATCAAGCCTCGCCGACACCCGCAGAGCCTCGACCTCGCTGAATCCCGGCGAGACTTAAGCTCACCAAcatcgggcgagatcgagcctcgctcGACGTCGGCGAAGCCTCGGCCTTGCCGACGATTGGCAAGACTCGATCTCGCCTGTGGTCGATTGCCGGCCGTTGTCGTGGCCGACGGCCGgccgaagaaaaagaaaaaagaaaagagaaaaagaaaaataattattaaaaattaaaaattaaaaattatattttaaaatataaaaataattaaaattatattgtaaaaaaataaaaattcgatttttaaaaatatttttaaaagaattataaaaatttcccaTTAAATATGTATTGCAtagaaattgttaaaaaaaattgtattgcataaaaatattttaacaataccttcttctttttttttttttaaaaaaatcataaaaatgagtttttttaggtttagttaaaaaaaatttcgttacagtttttagttattcaatgtcatgttcacttcaaataagagaagcatgaGCATGgtctaattctttataaatatttcaatttataggtttttttttaaaattttattttattttatttgctatttttaatttaatttaaagttttaatccaattaacATATAGTAGAGGTGGGTTTTCCGAAATATTAATAGATTTTAGCAATACGGGTTGGGTCGAGTATAGGTTGGGTATAGGTCAAGTCGGGTGTGGGTCACTTGATTTACACTACATGAATATGgatcaaaatgggttaaatgggtcaaatatggaTTGACCCATTTCCAATCGAATCCAAACCCGACCCTACCCACCCATTTGACGGGTCTAGATCATAGCCATCCAGGAAATGGTTTTCTTAGAGAAAAGTGGTTATCGACCGggaaaaattgctaaaaagatATCTAAGCCATCAAACAAATGCACATTCGACTCGACGTCGTTGAACTTAGGCTGGAGCTAGGTATCTAATGCGTGCAGTGCCCCTCTCTGTTCCCTTCGTGTGGAGCTACTGACCATGAGAATTTGACTGCAGTTTGAATTGACTATGGGATTCCTCAAGCCAGTATTGGGAGGAAAAATTGTCGACGCAAGTTGCGGGAGCGGTCTGTTTGCAAGACTATTTGCCAAGAGTGGACTGTTCTCTCGCGTTATTGCTCTGGACTTCTCCGAAAATATGTTGAAGCAGTGTTACGAGTTCATTCAACAGGAGGAGAATTTTCCAGAAGAGTGAGGAAACCGACCCTTACTCTGCTCAAATAACGATCGACACTTGTATCTTTTGTTGCTGTGTTGTTAGGAAATTTGTCTTAGATTGTTATTGTCTTGATGAATTACCCTAAGCGAGCCAGTTCTGACTAAGCTTTCTGCTTGTAGGAACTTTGCATTGGTCAGAGCCGACATCTCTAGACTTCCTTTTGCTTCAAGTTCCATTGATGCTG
The window above is part of the Eucalyptus grandis isolate ANBG69807.140 chromosome 6, ASM1654582v1, whole genome shotgun sequence genome. Proteins encoded here:
- the LOC104451183 gene encoding LOW QUALITY PROTEIN: uncharacterized methyltransferase At1g78140, chloroplastic (The sequence of the model RefSeq protein was modified relative to this genomic sequence to represent the inferred CDS: inserted 1 base in 1 codon), translated to MAGAICGGNLVSVFGASQLGSLRRFVLRSGETSFERRVLAPKLRASYSAYVETRPPPLPLESTVRQEKLGGNQNALACPICFEPLTFTGDPVLSVNSASGSTLQCGTCKKAYVGNETHXDLTTTGGTKEYGEPVPFASELFRTPLVSYLYERGWRQYFESLLGSPGPEKEFELTMGFLKPVLGGKIVDASCGSGLFARLFAKSGLFSRVIALDFSENMLKQCYEFIQQEENFPEENFALVRADISRLPFASSSIDAVHAGAALHCWPSPSTAIAEISRVLRPGGVLVATTLLLDGPFALFPLLRPLSQISTQLSGSHIFRSEGELEGLCRTCGLIGVKFVRNKRFVMISASKPS
- the LOC120294247 gene encoding uncharacterized protein LOC120294247, whose amino-acid sequence is MWLELVGFSHNKTAFLRALFVIAGSLGGLFGEIVPEKSRTSVYALDRSFEAILSSFAPPIVGILAQNVYGYKELPRGSTESQEIETDRENAASLARALYTAVGIPMSLCCVIYSFLYCTYPRNREQARMEALIESEMQQLNLDDMSPSGVGTGDLVDGSDIYGRERSVIDVHYEGEDSTDIEDGDEKMLLYCRLAFSNLGK